The nucleotide window ATGATCTAAGACTGAATAAATCAACAATTATTGCGATTCCTAAAGTCTCGGCATCTTGAATCAATGTCTTCATTTGTGTTTTCATTAAGCATCAAATCTCTTGCTTCTTTACATAAATCTGCTTTTGAATGAGGATCTTTTGTAAACCAATCACTAATCCGAGTGAAATAAATCCCGCAATAGTGTACAAATCCATATTCAAAAGACGAATAACAGAATCCCATTGCATTTTCAATAACATAATCTTTTACAGGCTCTTCGCTATTTCCTGTGGGTAATGGATAACCACTAATCATATGATATCATCAAATTAAAAGCATGTCAATCTCGCAAGAAGATCTCTTCAAGCTTGCCCTGAACTTACAGCCACCCTGGTGTATCAATTCAATCGATTTCGATTTGGAAGGGAAGCGACTCGACATTTACATAGATTTCGAACGTGGTGGTAAATTTCCATGTCCTGATTGCGGCAACTCTGAATGCGGTGTTCATGATACAATCGATAGGACTTGGAGACATCTGAATTTTTTCCAGTTTAAGACCTACCTTCACTGTCGCGTTCCCAGAACGAAATGTGATATCTGTGGAGTCAAACTTGTTAAGGTGCCGTGGGCAAGAAAAGGTAGCGGTTTTTCCCTCCTCATGGATTCCTTGATAGTTTTAATGGCTCAGCACATGCCCGTTAATTCTGTTGCGAACTTGATCGGAGAATACGATACTCGGATATGGCGAGTCCTAGAGCACTACGTACTAAAAGCAAGATCGGATGAGGATTTTTCAGAGGTTGAATCAGTAGGTGTTGATGAGACATCAAGAGCAAAAGGTCACAAATACGTATCCGTTTTCGTAGATTTGGATAAATCTAAGGTTTTATATGTATGCGAAGGAAAAGATGCTTCGGCAATAGAATCGTTTAAATACGACCTTGAGGATCATAATGGATCTTGTATAAATTTACGCAATTTTTGCTGTGACATGTCTCCCGCATTCATATCTGGAGTCACTCGAAACTTCCCAGAGACTTCAATAACATTCGATAAGTTCCATGTTATGAAGCTGATGAACCAAGCAGTGGATCAAGTGAGACGTGAAGAGCAATCCCATAACAGCAACTTGAAGCATACAAGATACATATGGTTGAAAAATCCTGAGAAACTTACGAAAAAACAGAGATACGAATTGGGGTCTCTAAGAGATATGAGGTTAAAAACAATGAGAGCTTACAACATCAAATTGAGCTTACGAGATTTCTGGAACTTCAAAGACCCGCTATTGGCTGAAGATTATCTGAA belongs to Methanomassiliicoccales archaeon and includes:
- a CDS encoding ISL3 family transposase, producing MSISQEDLFKLALNLQPPWCINSIDFDLEGKRLDIYIDFERGGKFPCPDCGNSECGVHDTIDRTWRHLNFFQFKTYLHCRVPRTKCDICGVKLVKVPWARKGSGFSLLMDSLIVLMAQHMPVNSVANLIGEYDTRIWRVLEHYVLKARSDEDFSEVESVGVDETSRAKGHKYVSVFVDLDKSKVLYVCEGKDASAIESFKYDLEDHNGSCINLRNFCCDMSPAFISGVTRNFPETSITFDKFHVMKLMNQAVDQVRREEQSHNSNLKHTRYIWLKNPEKLTKKQRYELGSLRDMRLKTMRAYNIKLSLRDFWNFKDPLLAEDYLKRWYFWATHSRLNPVIDTAKAIKGHWKGVLNYINTRIDNGILEGINSLIQSAKDDARGFRTTKNFIITIYLRLGKLKFNLPT